Part of the Streptomyces sp. NBC_00457 genome, AGGCCGCGGACGCGGTCGGCGGGCGGGCCGCCGCCCTGCCGGCCGGGGAGCCGGTGATCGGCCACGGCTTCCGCGACGGGCTGTGGCCGGACGCGCCCCACAAGGACCTGTTGGACGCCCTTGTCCCGGACCGCCCCGCCCTGCTGATCAGCATGGATCTGCACTGCGCCTGGCTCAACTCGGCCGGACTGGCCCTGGTGGAGCGCGGCGATCACCCCACCGGACTGCTGCGCGAGGACGAGTGCATGCGGGCCATGCGACAACTCCCCACGGCCTCGGTGGAGTTGACGGACGTGTGGGTGCGGGACGCCTGTGCCGAAGCCGCCGCGCGGGGCGTCACCGGCATCGTCGACTTCGAGTTCGCCGACAACATCGCGGACTGGACCCGGCGTATGAACGACGCCCCGGTGCCGCTCCGGGTGGCCGCCTCCATCTGGTCCCCGCACCTGGAGGCCGCGATCGGACGGGGGCTCCGCACCGGCCAGACCCTGGACACACCCGGCGGGCTCCTGGAGGTCGGGCCGTTCAAGCTGCTCGTCGACGGCTCGCTCAACACCCGCACCGCGCTGTGCCACGAGGCGTACCCGGCCGCGATCCCCGGTGAGCCCGGCTCCCACGGACTGGAGATGGTTCCCCCGCAGGAGCTGGTGTCCCTGCTGCGCCGCGCCTCCTCCCACGGGATCGAACCCGCCGTCCACGCGATCGGTGACCGCGCCAACGAGATGGCCCTCGACGCCTTCGAGGCGGTGCGCTGCCACGGCCGGATCGAGCACGGCCAGCTGCTCGCCCCCGAGGACATCCCGCGCTTCGCCGAACTGGGCGTCACCGTGAGCGTCCAGCCCACCCACGCGGTGGACGACCGCGATGTCGCCGACCGGCACTGGGCGGGCCGGACCCACCGGGCCTACGCCTTCGCCGACCTGCTCGCCGCCGGAGCCGTCCTGGAACTGGGCTCCGACGCTCCCGTCGCGCCCCTCGACCCCTGGCTGACCATGGCGTCCGCCGTGACCCGGACCGGCGACGAGCGCCCGCCATGGCACCCCGAGCAGCGGATACCGGTCGCGGACGCCCTCGCCGGCTCGTCCCGGCAGCGGCGGCTGATCCGGGTCGGCGACCGCGCGGACCTGGTGGTCACCGACACCGACCCGCTCACCGCGGACGCTCGTACCCTGCGCGAAATGCCGGTGCACGCGACCATGCTCGCCGGTACCTGGACCCACGGCCCTGACACCGCTAGGAGGTGAGATAGCACCCCTTCCGAACACCCGGCAGCGGATCGTATCTGTGGCTGACCTCGTCCTGCGCCAACAACGGCAGCACGGTGTGGAGTTACAACCAGGGACTGGCCATCGGCGGCTTCACCGAACTGTGGAAGGCGACCGGTGACGCTTCGCTGCTGGCCACCGCGCGGACCCTGGCCGACGCCGCCATCAGCAACCCGGCACTGACCCGCAACGGAGTGCTCACCGAGTCCTGCGACATCGGCGTGCAGGCACGAGCCCCAACCAGACCGACTGGCGTACCCAGGCCAGCGCCCTCGGAGCGCTCACCGCCGCCGCGGGCTGAGGACCGGTTCCGGAGGCTCCGCGGACAGGCCCTGTGGGGCGAGCCGCCACCTGCTCGATGTGGCGCACTACTTGATGTGGCGCAGCAGCGCGGTGACGGCCGGTGAAAGCTGGCCGCGGGGATGCACCACCATCACCTTCCAGGTCGGTGCGTTCTGGGCGAACCGGCGTACGGTCAGGTCGGGAAAGCGGGCGGCCAGAGATTCCGGCATGATGCACACGCCCAGGTCGTGGCGGACGAGGTCGGTGGCGCCCAGGATGTCGTTGACCTCGAAGGTGGCGGCGCGGTCGACGAGGGCCGTACGGAAGGCCCGGTCGACCGAGTGCCGGATCGCCCAGCCGACCGGGAAGTCCACCAGGGGCAGGCCGGCCACCTCGGCGAGGGTGACCGGTCGCCCGGGTTCCACGGCGCGGCTCGCCGCCGTGACCAGGACCATCTCCTCCTCCTTCAGCACGCGTGCGGCCAGGCCCCGCTGCCGGAGACGGGCCGGCGCCACGACGGCCACATCCGTGGTGCCGTCGCGCAGTGCTTGCAGGAGGTCGTCCGCCGGCGCCTGATGAAGCCTGACGGTCACCTGCGGATGCTGGTGGCGGAAGGCGGCCAGCGCCTGGGCGAGGCCCGTGTGGAGACCCTGCATGACACCTATCGTGATCTCTCCCCGCAGCTCGCCTTTGACCAAGTCGACGGCGGCGCGGGCCTGTTCGGCGGCCTGCAGCGCGGCGCGGGCGGCCGGGAGGAAGGCCTGGCCCGCCGGGGTGAGGGACACCCGGTGGGTGGTCCGGTGGAACAGCGTGGCTCCCAGCTCGCGCTCCAGCGTGCGCACCGTGGTGGACACCGCGGACTGCACCACGTGCAGGCGTCGTGCCGCCGCGCTGAAGCCGCCCTCCTCGGCGACCGCGACGACGACTTCCATCTGCCGAAGGTCCATTCCGTCTCCGTACGGCCGGCATCAAAATCTATCTCTGATTGAGATTACCGTTATCTCGAGCCATCTCCTCGACATGGGAAGCGGCCACTGCGGCACCGGGTTGAAGAGGGTGTCGGCAGCAAGGGAGCCGCCGGCGAACGAACCAGACCCCCAAGGAGACATCGTGTCGAGCAACAACGGCCTCATCGATCCCGCGGACGCCGCCGTACTGCTGGTGGACCACCAGAGCGGTCTGCTGCAGATCGTCGACCACGTCAACGTCCGCGAGCTGCGCAACAACGTGGCCGCCCTGGCCAAGGCCGCCACGCTGGCCGGTGCCCCGGTGATCGCCACCGCGTCGGTCCCCGAGGGACCCAACGGCCCGCTGATCCCGGAGGTGTTCGAGAACGCGCCCAAGGCGACGTACGTCCAGCGTCACGGCGAGATCAACGCGTGGGACGTGGAAGGCTTCCGCAGCGCCGTCGAGCAGACCGGCCGCCGTACGCTCCTCGTCGCCGGCATCATGACCAGCATCTGCGTCGTGGAGCCCGCGCTGTCGGCCCTCGCCGAGGGATACGACGTGTACGCCGTCATCGACGCCTCGGGCACCTACTCCGACGAGGCGCAGCGGATCTCGATCGAGCGCCTGAGCCGGGCCGGCGTCAAGGTCGTCGACGTCCTCGGCGTTGCGGCCGAGCTCCAGAAGACCTGGGCCCGCGACGACGCGGCCAACTGGGGCGGCGTCTACGCGAGTGTCAGCCCGGGCTACGCGGCCGTCATGGAGTCGGTGGGCCGCGCCCAGGCGGAGGCCACCGGTGGTGAGGCCGCCGGGGCCGAGGTCAAGTGGGCCCAGGCCCACGGCCGGCTGGCCTGAGCCCCCGTC contains:
- a CDS encoding LysR family transcriptional regulator gives rise to the protein MDLRQMEVVVAVAEEGGFSAAARRLHVVQSAVSTTVRTLERELGATLFHRTTHRVSLTPAGQAFLPAARAALQAAEQARAAVDLVKGELRGEITIGVMQGLHTGLAQALAAFRHQHPQVTVRLHQAPADDLLQALRDGTTDVAVVAPARLRQRGLAARVLKEEEMVLVTAASRAVEPGRPVTLAEVAGLPLVDFPVGWAIRHSVDRAFRTALVDRAATFEVNDILGATDLVRHDLGVCIMPESLAARFPDLTVRRFAQNAPTWKVMVVHPRGQLSPAVTALLRHIK
- a CDS encoding amidohydrolase, with the translated sequence MTTTRAVPGTRPLTLRRVHLGAGGPLSDVRIESGRVTAVWPAGESPRSDGESVDLDGRTLLPGLWDAHVHMVQWAGLRRRLDVSGARSAREAADAVGGRAAALPAGEPVIGHGFRDGLWPDAPHKDLLDALVPDRPALLISMDLHCAWLNSAGLALVERGDHPTGLLREDECMRAMRQLPTASVELTDVWVRDACAEAAARGVTGIVDFEFADNIADWTRRMNDAPVPLRVAASIWSPHLEAAIGRGLRTGQTLDTPGGLLEVGPFKLLVDGSLNTRTALCHEAYPAAIPGEPGSHGLEMVPPQELVSLLRRASSHGIEPAVHAIGDRANEMALDAFEAVRCHGRIEHGQLLAPEDIPRFAELGVTVSVQPTHAVDDRDVADRHWAGRTHRAYAFADLLAAGAVLELGSDAPVAPLDPWLTMASAVTRTGDERPPWHPEQRIPVADALAGSSRQRRLIRVGDRADLVVTDTDPLTADARTLREMPVHATMLAGTWTHGPDTARR
- a CDS encoding isochorismatase family protein yields the protein MSSNNGLIDPADAAVLLVDHQSGLLQIVDHVNVRELRNNVAALAKAATLAGAPVIATASVPEGPNGPLIPEVFENAPKATYVQRHGEINAWDVEGFRSAVEQTGRRTLLVAGIMTSICVVEPALSALAEGYDVYAVIDASGTYSDEAQRISIERLSRAGVKVVDVLGVAAELQKTWARDDAANWGGVYASVSPGYAAVMESVGRAQAEATGGEAAGAEVKWAQAHGRLA